The proteins below come from a single Drosophila kikkawai strain 14028-0561.14 chromosome 3R, DkikHiC1v2, whole genome shotgun sequence genomic window:
- the LOC108075529 gene encoding uncharacterized protein: MALNKSEKEAAGQLMDALYLDMFHLIEEHTQSRVNLERANASGAILLARTRFQHGGSNSVSTAQIPTENSAEFNALCRVVDSGDGRGISIERQPVDKSNGYVEPLHWFSVLPPMSLRNAVSKFKDCVELVAESTNLQRQLCDVLDWITKLRQTPLIK, from the exons ATGGCGTTGAATAAGAGCGAAAAAGAGGCAGCCGGGCAGCTAATGGATGCTTTGTACCTGGACATGTTCCACCTGATCGAGGAGCACACCCAGAGCCGGGTTAATCTGGAAAGAGCGAACGCCAGCGGGGCCATTCTATTGGCCCGTACGCGATTCCAGCACGGAGGCAGTAACTCCGTGTCCACGGCGCAGATTCCCACGGAGAACAGTGCCGAGTTCAACGCCCTGTGTCGCGTTGTCGACTCTGGAGACGGTCGGGGGATCAGCATTGAGCGTCAGCCGGTTGACAAGTCCAATGGCTACGTGGAGCCCCTGCACTGGTTCTC GGTTCTTCCTCCCATGAGTTTACGAAATGCGGTGTCCAAGTTCAAGGATTGTGTCGAGCTGGTGGCAGAGAGCACAAACCTGCAGCGGCAACTGTGTGATGTCCTGGACTGGATCACCAAGTTGCGTCAGACTCCGCTGATAAAgtag
- the LOC108075526 gene encoding RNA-binding protein 42 — protein MGSKRRNIEDELSRFEAEISKPPARNLFVPNQVRPIIAANTYNNVQQKLQQHQPTGSGGSRLTVPPPPIPPPPTFMSTFVPTSNGSSSSSSNHSKPMSATPVVLSSAPKLYQCRQSVHVPTVAAAPSIDINAVSFDVTQKLKKLKAEKSGPNPIAEEAIKAARASSALQSFQTTERKKKDRKTVRIAGGSVWEDSSLADWPDDDFRIFCGDLGNDVNDEVLTRTFNKFPSFQRARVVRDKRTGKSKGFGFVSFREPADFIRAMKEMDGRYVGSRPIKLRKSTWRQRSLDVVKKKEREKQVLLQAFNSMN, from the coding sequence ATGGGCTCGAAGCGCCGCAACATCGAGGACGAGTTGTCCCGTTTCGAGGCAGAAATCTCAAAGCCTCCCGCCCGCAACCTGTTCGTGCCCAATCAAGTGCGGCCCATCATCGCCGCCAACACCTACAACAATGTCCAGCAAAAGCTGCAGCAACACCAGCCCACTGGAAGTGGGGGATCACGGTTAACTGTGCCACCGCCTCCGATCCCGCCGCCGCCCACTTTCATGTCCACCTTCGTGCCCACGAGCAACGGGAGTAGTTCATCCTCGTCTAATCATAGCAAGCCGATGTCCGCCACGCCCGTGGTCCTGAGCAGCGCCCCCAAGCTGTACCAGTGCCGGCAGTCCGTTCATGTGCCCACAGTTGCCGCTGCACCCTCCATCGACATCAACGCCGTGTCGTTCGACGTGACACAAAAGCTGAAGAAGCTGAAGGCAGAGAAGTCCGGCCCGAATCCCATTGCCGAGGAGGCCATCAAGGCGGCGCGCGCCTCTTCGGCGCTGCAGTCTTTCCAGACAACGGAGCGCAAGAAGAAGGACCGGAAGACGGTTCGGATTGCTGGCGGAAGCGTGTGGGAGGACTCCTCGCTGGCCGACTGGCCCGACGATGATTTCCGAATTTTCTGCGGCGATCTGGGAAACGATGTCAACGATGAGGTGCTCACCCGCACCTTTAACAAGTTCCCCTCGTTTCAGCGGGCGCGCGTGGTGCGCGACAAGCGTACCGGCAAGAGTAAAGGATTCGGATTTGTCAGCTTTCGGGAGCCGGCGGACTTTATTCGTGCCATGAAGGAGATGGACGGCCGCTATGTAGGCAGCCGACCGATTAAGCTGCGCAAGAGCACTTGGAGGCAACGCAGCCTGGACGTGGTCAAGAAGAAGGAGCGCGAGAAGCAGGTTCTCCTGCAGGCGTTCAACTCCATGAACTGA
- the LOC108075525 gene encoding phospholipid phosphatase 5 isoform X1, producing the protein MPDSHTGDLRSRRNGNIALIAEEQTPSRRSQTTGDNTQRTIKMSAAKEGQESTANKRTLSESSAEDVGHTATQSNGDGMWRNELSMNADSSSAQPEKRSPSPGHANRKLSDAVDVVLRIVLVLIFFKLETMTAFKREIHEEELWLYKNPRRPDIVKGGELLFWVIVAPFLVTLAFYWFTKDRRDFRAASWAWTLALCMNGIPTSILKITVGRPRPDYFYRCFPDGVMVLNTTSTGLDTSILDFNCTGLAGDINEGRKSFPSGHSSFAFASFGFIAYYIGAKLHAFDARGRGHTWRLCIAVIPLLIALLVAVSRTCDYHHHWQDVTFGGLLGLFAGYASYRQYYPSIFGLEAGTPLTRWPRREGVQYQRLAGKEEDKDQVGDTVRRPLLGGKDSSKWY; encoded by the exons ATGCCCGATAGCCATACGGGGGACTTACGTAGCCGCCGGAACGGCAATATCGCACTTATTGCCGAGGAACAG aCTCCCAGCAGACGTAGTCAGACAACCGGCGACAATACCCAGCGGACCATCAAAATGTCAGCAGCCAAGGAAGGTCAAGAATCCACGGCCAACAAGCGCACCCTCAGCGAGAGTTCCGCTGAGGACGTTGGACACACAGCGACTCAGAGCAACGGTGACGGAATGTGGCGCAACGAGCTCTCCATGAATGCAGACAGTAGCTCCGCACAGCCGGAGAAGCGGAGTCCTAGTCCTGGTCACGCCAACCGAAAGCTCAGTGATGCAGTTGATGTGGTTCTCCGCATAGTCCTCGTCTTGATCTTTTT TAAGCTGGAGACGATGACGGCATTCAAGCGGGAAATCCATGAAGAGGAACTCTGGCTGTACAAGAATCCCAGAAGACCGGACATTGTCAAGGGCGGGGAGCTGCTCTTCTGGGTGATAGTGGCCCCGTTTTTGGTCACCCTCGCCTTCTACTGGTTTACCAAGGACAGGCGGGACTTTCGAGCCGCCAGCTGGGCCTGGACTCTGGCACTGTGCATGAACGGCATACCGACGAGCATCCTGAAGATAACTGTGGGTCGGCCCAGACCAGACTACTTCTACCGCTGCTTTCCCGACGGTGTTATGGTTCTAAACACTACGTCGACCGGGTTGGACACATCCATCCTGGACTTTAATTGCACTGGCCTTGCGGGAGACATAAACGAAGGGCGCAAGAGTTTCCCCAGCGGCCACTCCTCGT TCGCCTTTGCCAGTTTCGGTTTCATCGCCTATTATATTGGCGCCAAGCTGCACGCCTTTGATGCCCGAGGACGCGGGCACACTTGGCGGCTGTGCATTGCTGTGATTCCCCTGCTGATCGCCCTGCTAGTGGCAGTTAGTCGGACGTGCGACTACCATCACCACTGGCAGGATGTTACCTTCGGAGGTCTGCTTGGCCTGTTTGCAGGCTACGCCAGCTACAGGCAGTACTATCCCTCCATCTTTGGGCTTGAAGCCGGCACCCCCCTGACCCGGTGGCCCAGGAGAGAGGGAGTCCAGTACCAAAGGCTGGCAGGGAAGGAGGAGGATAAGGACCAAGTAGGCGACACGGTGCGACGGCCTCTCCTCGGGGGCAAGGACTCATCCAAATGGTACTAA
- the LOC108075525 gene encoding phospholipid phosphatase 5 isoform X2, protein MSAAKEGQESTANKRTLSESSAEDVGHTATQSNGDGMWRNELSMNADSSSAQPEKRSPSPGHANRKLSDAVDVVLRIVLVLIFFKLETMTAFKREIHEEELWLYKNPRRPDIVKGGELLFWVIVAPFLVTLAFYWFTKDRRDFRAASWAWTLALCMNGIPTSILKITVGRPRPDYFYRCFPDGVMVLNTTSTGLDTSILDFNCTGLAGDINEGRKSFPSGHSSFAFASFGFIAYYIGAKLHAFDARGRGHTWRLCIAVIPLLIALLVAVSRTCDYHHHWQDVTFGGLLGLFAGYASYRQYYPSIFGLEAGTPLTRWPRREGVQYQRLAGKEEDKDQVGDTVRRPLLGGKDSSKWY, encoded by the exons ATGTCAGCAGCCAAGGAAGGTCAAGAATCCACGGCCAACAAGCGCACCCTCAGCGAGAGTTCCGCTGAGGACGTTGGACACACAGCGACTCAGAGCAACGGTGACGGAATGTGGCGCAACGAGCTCTCCATGAATGCAGACAGTAGCTCCGCACAGCCGGAGAAGCGGAGTCCTAGTCCTGGTCACGCCAACCGAAAGCTCAGTGATGCAGTTGATGTGGTTCTCCGCATAGTCCTCGTCTTGATCTTTTT TAAGCTGGAGACGATGACGGCATTCAAGCGGGAAATCCATGAAGAGGAACTCTGGCTGTACAAGAATCCCAGAAGACCGGACATTGTCAAGGGCGGGGAGCTGCTCTTCTGGGTGATAGTGGCCCCGTTTTTGGTCACCCTCGCCTTCTACTGGTTTACCAAGGACAGGCGGGACTTTCGAGCCGCCAGCTGGGCCTGGACTCTGGCACTGTGCATGAACGGCATACCGACGAGCATCCTGAAGATAACTGTGGGTCGGCCCAGACCAGACTACTTCTACCGCTGCTTTCCCGACGGTGTTATGGTTCTAAACACTACGTCGACCGGGTTGGACACATCCATCCTGGACTTTAATTGCACTGGCCTTGCGGGAGACATAAACGAAGGGCGCAAGAGTTTCCCCAGCGGCCACTCCTCGT TCGCCTTTGCCAGTTTCGGTTTCATCGCCTATTATATTGGCGCCAAGCTGCACGCCTTTGATGCCCGAGGACGCGGGCACACTTGGCGGCTGTGCATTGCTGTGATTCCCCTGCTGATCGCCCTGCTAGTGGCAGTTAGTCGGACGTGCGACTACCATCACCACTGGCAGGATGTTACCTTCGGAGGTCTGCTTGGCCTGTTTGCAGGCTACGCCAGCTACAGGCAGTACTATCCCTCCATCTTTGGGCTTGAAGCCGGCACCCCCCTGACCCGGTGGCCCAGGAGAGAGGGAGTCCAGTACCAAAGGCTGGCAGGGAAGGAGGAGGATAAGGACCAAGTAGGCGACACGGTGCGACGGCCTCTCCTCGGGGGCAAGGACTCATCCAAATGGTACTAA
- the Rheb gene encoding GTP-binding protein Rheb homolog, giving the protein MPPKERNIAVMGYRSVGKSSLSIQFVEGQFVDSYDPTIENTFSTHTKVNSQEYTVKLIDTAGQDEYSIFPVQYSMDFHGYVLVYSITSQKSFEVVKIIYEKLLDVMGKKYVPVVLVGNKTDLHQERTVSTDEGKKLAESWRAAFLETSAKQNESVGDIFQQLLILIENENGSPQEKSSCVIS; this is encoded by the exons ATGCCACCAAAGGAGCGCAACATAGCCGTCATGGGCTACCGATCTGTGG GCAAATCGTCGCTCAGCATACAGTTCGTGGAAGGGCAGTTTGTCGACTCCTATGACCCCACCATCGAGAACA CAtttagcacacacacaaaggtcAACTCGCAGGAGTACACGGTGAAGCTCATCGACACGGCCGGCCAGGACGAGTACAGCATATTCCCGGTGCAATACAGCATGGATTTCCACGGCTACGTGCTGGTCTACTCGATAACCAGCCAAAAATCCTTTGAAGTGGTCAAGATTATATACGAGAAGCTACTGGATGTGATGGGCAAGAAATA TGTACCTGTGGTGCTGGTGGGCAACAAAACCGACTTGCACCAGGAGCGCACCGTTTCGACAGACGAGGGCAAGAAGTTGGCCGAGTCGTGGCGAGCAGCGTTTCTCGAAACTTCCGCCAAACAAAACGAG TCTGTGGGTGATATTTTCCAGCAGCTACTGATTCTGATCGAGAACGAGAACGGGAGCCCCCAGGAGAAGAGCAGCTGCGTTATATCGTAA